The Rosa chinensis cultivar Old Blush chromosome 7, RchiOBHm-V2, whole genome shotgun sequence DNA segment gctttggGGGCAGCCATCTCTCTCCTAACCCGAACAGATGCAGGAACCTGAATACAGAACCAGAGACTAGGTTTAGCCAAATAAGACAGAAACGTAAAGAGTGCATCTTGACATGGAAACTGTTAAGAAACAAGTTAACCCAACACCAAAATCTCATTAGATAAAACATGAACCTAGTGTTGACCCAATACTGAAGTCTCACAACACTACCCATTTCACAGACATTGCTACAGAACTAGGGTACTAGGGTCCAGAAAACTCAGAAACTAAAATTACCATCTCTAAATGTAAGAACAAATAAACCTCCAACCAACATCACCATGTCAATGTCCCCTATACTAATTGATGCAGAAAGCAATACTTCTTATAGTAACCTGCAATGCAATATATGCTGCTACTACCATAAGGGACTGGTGACACATATTATAGCTACTGAAAGAGAAACAACTTACCATGGCTGTAAGTTCTGGAGTGTGCTGAGCTAGAGGCCTCTTAACAACAGTAGATGCTGCCGATTTAATATATGATGGTTTATGATGAGCAGCCACGCCGTAGGCTGCATGGTCATCTTCTTGAAATGTAGGAGGGGGGCCAGGTGGAAGTGGTGGTCTCATCATTGGGGGAGGTCCAGGGGGAGGTCCATATGGTGGCCTGGGAATCATTGGGACCATCATGCCTGGTGGACCTGGTCGACTGGGAAGTCCAGGAGCGGATAATGGTGGCCGCATATCTGGTGGAGGTGGCGGTGGAGGAAAACGAGAGATACCTGGAGGTAACACATCAGGATGTATATTTGGAATCAGGGTGGGTCCAGGCACTGGAGGTTGTTGTCttggaggaggtggtggtggaacCATTTTAGTAAGATCCCTGGTCACTAGAGTATTATTGGTTTCAGCATCAGAAGTTGCACCTTCAAATTGAGTATTTGCTGAATTTGGAGGCAAACCAGGAGGGGGAGGAAGTACCTgcaagagagagaaggaaacttTATTTTCAcagctacaaaaaaaaaaaaaaattataataaagaAAATTCCACAGGTATGAGATATGCCCGGTCACGCCCTTTCTTTGGACTTCAAACCCTAGTATATGTGTTCCTTCCACTAGTTTCAATATATGGTATCTCACGTAATACTTTTCACCTCTGAAAATTTTTATTCCTGTTGCAATATATCATACAATGGACAATAAGGGAAACATTACCTGTGCGAGATCCTTGGCAGGTGGTTGATCAGAAAATGGAGATTGATTGTTCTCCCTCTCGTTTCCACTGATACCAGGTGGAGGTGGCTGTGCAGACTGGTGAAGAGGTGGAGGAGGGGGAAGTAGAGTGCGATTAGCAATCTCCTCTTTAGGAGGCAGGGgtccaggaggaggaggtggaggtggtggcAGTGAGATACCTGAGTTTGCAGCTGCAGGGTTGGGCGGCAATGGAGGCGGAGGAGGTAGAGGTAAAGACTCCGGTAGAACGGAGCCATCACCAGAATTGAGCAGAGGATCAGCCAAAATACCATCCTCAGTGGATGATGCAGCCCCACTTGATGAAGCAGCAGATAAAGGAATTCTTGGCCCTGCATTTTGCGTTCagaagagaatgagagagagagacagaaagagggagagggagagagggaggcagggagggggagagagagagaactcaaTACACAAGACGGGGTTGGGGATTTCCAGAAGAGGCCATACCTATCGATGATTGAAACATTGGAGGCTTTCCAGGTGGTGGGGCCCCAGTAGGATTCAAGGTTGGGTGGTAGTAAACAGAATCCTGCAACAAAAGAAAGTACAAAATTGTGAGGTTTTATGAATAAAAAGGAATTCAAAAGCAGTCACAAACCAAGCATTTCTTACCTCAGGCTTCGGATGCTttgctctttcttcttcttcagcagtTGTTCGTCTTTTAGGTGGTCCCAAATGGCTAAGCAGAAAACAAACTATATTTAATAAATCAAAGTAAACAAAACTGTTTTGAACAACAAGTTGATGTAGCACAGATATTGATTGACAAAACCGAATTTGCACCTGAACATAACCGGGGTCTCACCCTTCTCCTTTGCCTTCTCTTCAACTTCCTGTCCAAAAGTGTAAATAAGAACTGATCATTGGATGCATCAAAATAATTCTTAAAAAACTGCAAATAGGTCTAACAGGAAATAAACACAGACGACTCTGAACCACTAAGTTCCTGATCAAATATGACAGTACAAAACAACAACGTTGAAGATTGAATTTCTAAACAAGAATGTATAATGGAAAATGATAGTGTGAATTATGTGACAATTACCTTCCTCTTTTTCATAACAAGATTAAGTGTATCCTCTAGTTGCCTTTTCTTGTGTTTTCTTGCTTTGTCCAGAGCACCATCAGCCTCTGTACGAATGAGCCAAATactaacaaaaatcaaaatagtACGAATAATTTAGACAAAAAACAAGCAAACAGAAAGATACAATAACGacgaaacaaataaacaacCTTACGCCAGCACTCTGAACAAAAACTATCTTACTAATGGGCTGAAAATTATTTGACCCCATAACCCTGAAGTCCTGAAACCATTACTAAAAATTCCCACCTGATCCCTTTCTTTCATTAGATACTAACTCCTAAGTTTTTGACAGTTGATGCAAAACTTCAAATAGTTTGCAACCTTGCCTTCTACAAGCATAATGCTCTTATTAGTTTACTTAAATAACAAAAAAGCCCTTGTACATTTGTACATCCATAACAAGTGACAATCATGAACTTTAAGTCTTTAACCTTTTACATTAAAAGTAGTTCATGCATTAAGTAAGATGTCAAACTTCTATCAGagagacaaattttttttttctttctttcgtgGAAATTTTAACACTTCAGAATAATGGTTGGACccaagacaaaagaaaataaactcaGAGTTGTCAAAAATTTAACCTCGAAGTGCAATGTTGGAGTATTCCAAAAATTTAACTTTTAAGCCTCCCTGGTTTAATATCTAAGAAGACAGTGAGAAGGGAGAACAATAAACAGAAGTGGCAACTAAAAATAATGAGAAGGCTATAATACAACTAGATATCCAAAATACTGGATCTATAAATATTTATGACCCTTCTATCAACCGACCTCTTGGTTTGAGACAGATGAAAGTAGACTTATGACTTTGAACAAAGAGCTTTAGGTAAACTCACTCTGCTTATTCAACTTATCAATCTGCTCCTTCAGGGTCTCAGGATCCTTCTTCAAGATCCCCACCTCCCTcaccttctttctttctttcttgttctgTTAAGTATAAATGACATAAAGTCAGAAGCATATAATAAAGATTTCATAATCAAGAACACCAGAAAAACATTGTAAATGAAGTAACATTTGTTGAAGTCGCATATACATCATACTACCCAAAACTAATCTGCTTTCAAAACGCCCATGTCTGGAAACACACATCTATGTTCTTGGCCTTTTGGCTAAATCCAAGTATGTGTCTGTGAGTGTGTGATGCATAGATTGTTATTTCAAATATAAGCATTGACTTTAGTCACTCACCCAAACTTAATTCCATCATTCCATTACAGTACACCAATTTAGGGTCTTATATGATTAAATCTTCCTCCATAAAACAAAATGGGGCTAGTAAAAGAATAACAGTTTTGGAGGGCTGACCATAAGAGAGTGAATTGGACCTAATTTCCCAAATGTTCCATAGCTACTTCAGTAAGTAGAAcaaaaaagcaaacaactaacaGGGCTACATTCACTAAATTCAATCTAAaacatttcaattttcattttaacCTTTCAATTTTTCCTGGGCTTTCTAAGCAACCAAAAACCATGAAATTACAACAACATTTGGGCACAATGGAGTACAAAATCAATTAAATAAATCGAACCAAAACGAAAACGAAGATCAGAACAAGGAATTGAGCAAGAGATAttgaaattaaaaggaaaaaaggcgTGGAATTTAGAAGTAATTACCCTTTTCAATTCCTTTTTGCGGAGCTCCTTACGATAAGCGTCCGTAGGGTTCATGACCTTGCCTCCCTTGGTCGTCTTCATATTGACCTCTCTGGGTCTCTATTGCGCTCTTCAATTTGTTAACTTTGGTGGTTCTGAAATCGAATTGAAAAATCTAGGGCAAATTTGAAGCTCTCTCAGGTTGAAGGAGAaagccctcttcttcctctcttgcCCGAAACCAAATCCTGtggatttttttaaattttttttttaattaatattcGGCCCAATATATAGTAAAACTCTGCCCTCGACTCTGGGCTTTGTATCTTTGTTGGGCCCTTTATAGTGTTGGGCATAGACCCGACTTTGAAACTGGATGAGGTGCTACCTCCTCAGTTATGCTAGCGAGTTAGTAATACACTCATCAAGTtaaggcccagtttgggattgattttggaggtgCTTTTGAACCTGCTTATGCTTTTGGGCTAATGCtatggtgtttggtaaagtGTGTAGAAACGGCTTTTCGTCTGAATTGATTTCGTCTGAATTGATTCTCCTCAAAGCTGAAATTGAGAAGCAGCCTACTACCAGCTTTGGAAAACTGCTTCATGGAAACACGGAGTGAACAGGAttcatttaatgaaattttactcttttttcCAATTATGTCCTCATCTTTTAACCTTGACCCAAATAGGGTTTTATTATTCTCAGCTTCTCTCTTCCAGTCTTCCCAGCCTCCTCTaccgtcaaaactcaaaacacctTCTTCCCATCGATCGATCTCTCCTGTGTCTTCAAAACCCGATTCCGTCGCTCCTTCGCCACACGCCCCAAACCCAAAGCATTCCCGGACCTTCTTCAACCTCCTTTCGTACTTGGTAAGCTCCTCATCAGAACCACTCTCCAcatcttccttctttttcctcctccCAGCATATATTATCCCATTCGAAGTTCCTTCTTTTTCCCGGATCTGTTCTAGTCATACAATCCGGCGAAAACCCCACTGACATGAGCGGCGGAGGGAACCGAGTAACCATCAATTTCGCCTAATCACATCTTCGCAAGCCTACGAAGAACCACTGTAtcaccgcctctctctctcaaacccagcaacaaattgaGTCGAAAGTTTGTGTCTTCCGCGAATCAAACTCACTGTAAGTCCTCTCCTTCTCCATatttccctaaatttacagTATATTGTTGTTTCAAGCTTCGATTCACTGCGCTTGTTATTGTTTGTCTCCTCTAAAGTTCTTAATTTTCCCCATATATGTCACCTGCAGATCAAGTAGCAACAGATCGAAACAACTAGCTTGTTATTGTTTGGTCAATTTGTGTTATTTTGGGTACCAAATTTCCACACATAGAGACGGGGTAAGTAAGATTCTGAcacttttcaattcaattccagTCCCTCCAATTATTTCAccttttgatttcatttctttGATTATGATGCTacctgggtttttttttttggctactggttcttttatatgtatatatttcaaCCTTTGCATACTAGTGTGAAATTGATATATTCTGGTCCCTAGCTCTTTATTGAATCCTATGGTTTTAAACAAAGCATATATCTAGCTCTTTATGGTGGTCAGCAGCTTTGTTTTGTGAGGATCGTGTTAGGTGTTGGATATGGTAGTTTATAACTATCGTTTGTTTACTACTAAGCATCTGTTATCTTTAGATGGGAAAGAAGAAATCCACCAGTACTGAAAATGAGGGATCTCGAAAACAAAAAGCCACATGGCTAGATGAGGTAGTAGCTATATTTTGTGATATAGCTGCTAAGGAAGTGGCCAAGGGAAACAGACCTGGTACACATTTTGATAAAAAGGGATGGTCAAATGTTATCATGGCCTTTAAGGAGTTAACTGGAAGGGATTACGATAAAAGTCAACTGAAAAATAAGTGAGATTCACTTAAAAATGATTGGAAATTGTGGAGTTCACTTTTGCATAAAGAAACTGGTATTGGATGGGATCCGGCTAGAAAAACTATCGACGCACCTGCTGAATGGTGGGAATCCAAATTTCAGGTGTGTATTTTTCCTTCTCTGCTTGTGGtagtaattttgttttttttttttaatttctgtttttctATTGAATTTTAAGTACATCAAGCTGCAATGTAGAAGGTACATAAATAAGTGACGAGTAGGAAGGCTATGTTTCTTGGGTTTGTCACTAAAAATCATAAACATGTCGATGCACTTTTGttggtttatttttttgtttcctgAAAATATGGAGCTGCTTGTGTATCAAAATTAAGCATGGCCTGTTCTTTGTGATGCTAAGGTTTGTGACTTGGTAGTTCATAATTGATGCTAAGGTTCTCTGTTATCTGTGTATCTAAATTAAGGTTTGTGCCTTTTTAATTCAGTAAAGGCAAGTGTTTGATAATGGCCAGGTTTGTTTCCTAAAGGTAATAGTTTGTAAATTGATGCCATTCCTAAGGTTTGTTTCCCTATAGGTTTACATTATAGTTTGTAAATTGATGCCATTGCTGAAATGCTAGCTTAATCCATGTCTCTTAAAGCATCTGATCATATGCTCCTATTATTCATTTTAGTTTGTACAATTAGCTTTGTCTCCCACTTTCATCAGTGGCCTGTAGTTTTTGTGATCAATATTATCATAAGTAACAATTatctcttatcttcttcttttgtagATCAATCCAGAGTATCGCAAGTTTCGGGAGGTGGGAATTAGTCCTGAAATGATGGCTGTTTATGACAACATGTTCAGGGGTAGCACAGCTCTAGGTCATTTTGTCATGATTCCCTCAGCTACTATAGATATTGAAGAGGTTGTGGAGGATTCAGAGCATAATTTAATTTCtggagatgatgaagaggattcTGACCAAGATAATGAACGTAGAggcaaaaagagaacaaatttggAGCACCAAACAGAGGCtgataaacaaaaaaaaggaaaaggagttATGGGAGGGCCAAAGGAGAAGGCTAAAAAGGTGGGAGGTGCGGCGAAATTGTCTAAACAAATTGATCGTCTTGTTGATGTAGTCGGGAGTAGGAGTACAGCCACATCTGTACGTGATAATGGTACCTCACAAAGAACTAGTATTAAAGAGGTGATGAGAGTTGTTGCAACATTACCAGGAGCAGAAACCGGTACGAAGCTATGGTGGTTTGCAACGGAGTTGTTCTGCTCTCAGGAGAAGCGAGAGATGTTTTCTATTATGACAGATGCTGATCTCAAGCTCCAGTTTCTGATTcttaatcagaaaaaaataactgAAAATTAAGTAGGCTAATCCTACTTTGTAACATGATGCATGTTGCTTGTCGTTTAGACCTAAGCTGAgctcttttctatttttgtgaTTTTCCGGGTTTGAAAGATTGATTGTTGTTCATTGTTAATGCTATATTATTTTACTAAGTTGAAACTGAATTTGATGCATCTTTTTATTAAAACTGATGGTTGTTTGGTTCTTTGAAGTTTCCTTTTATTTGAATGATTGAAGAGGTTTAGGGAATCTGCTGCACCAAAACCTATCTTTCTATTTTGTATcttgtttaattaattagtcAAAAGCTTGCTATTTAGTTTTTATCTTGCTGCTCAAGTACATATACATGCTTGTCTTCCTACAGAGATGTTttatattttgaatttgatgaaCAAGTAAACATTGGTAGGTTTGTTTTGTGAAGTATGGATGCGTCTGGAGATGAGGAGGAGATAGATCAAATTATATGTCTATGTGGTCGTCTTGCAATTCAAGTCTATCTTGAAAAGTACATTCAGAAAACTCCATGTATGACAAGCTCTCAAACAGGTTACATTTGGTTAATGGAAGTGTTAGAAGGCAATGAAAGTAGGTGTTATAATCAATTTAGGATGGATAAACAAGTCTTCATGATGCTTGTAAATGATTTGGAAAAGATAATGAAGGGTTCAAGAAACATGAGTATCGTTGAAATGTTGGCTATGTTTCTTTATATTTTGGGACAATGTCAGACTAATAGGAGTACACAAGAACGTTTTCAACGTTCTTGTGAGACGGTTAGTAGGTATTTTGATATAATGTTAGAGATTTTCTATAATATGGCAAAAGTGCTCATAAATCCAAGGGATCCGGAATTTAGGAGCATTCCACAAGAAATTATCACTGATTCAAGATACATGCCTCATTTTAAGGTATGTATAATGTACTACCCTTTTAAAGATGTTATCCTTATATAAATGCTTCCTAATTTGGTAgaaaaccatttttttttattcaagtcTATTATACTAATTTGTAGGATTGCATTGGTGCTATCGATGGTGTTCATGTTCAAGCTTCGATATCTCCATGTGATCAGGTGCCATATATTGGAAGAAAAGGGATACCCACCCAAAATGTATTGGCTATATGCAACTTCGACATGCAATTCACATTTGCATGTGCAGGGTGGGAAGGCACCGCCCATGATAGTAGAGTATTCTTATCAGCTCTACGCAATCCTCAATCGAATTTTCCTAAACCCCCAAATGGTATTTTTTTTCCGAGAATTACACAAATAATAActtataatcttttattttaccGAGATCAATAATTCCTTATAATTTATAATTTCAGGAAAATACTATGTGGTGGATGCCGGATATCCACAAATGAAGGGTTATTTAGGACCATATAAAGGTGAGCGGTACCACCTTCCACATTTCCGTAGAGATGATGAGCCGACCGGTCATAAAGAAATATTCAATCATGCACATTCTTCACTTAGAGGTGTTATTGAGTGCACTTTTGGGGTATGGAAGAAGAAATGGAGTATTTTACGTGATATGCCTCACTTTCCTTATGAAAAACAAGTTAAGATAGTTATTGCTACTATGGCTCTTTATAACTACATACGCATATATGCTCAACgagatattgattttgatgaaagtggaaattactcaagtgaagagactagtgaagagatggaggataatgaacatgatggagatggttcgggaagacaagaaatggaggtgttaagaaatgcaattgcacaaaTTAAGTCTAATATTGAATGCATCTACTTAGCATTTAGTTGgaaatttcaagtgactttaatttattttgtgtaatgatTCCCATTTTCACTATGGTtgggaaattaatccaaatattcttgacttattttgtgtaatagtaaaacataatatgcatattgaagagtttaaagtaaatcttttattcggtccaaccaagggtacaagaataatacatgagaaatttttttatttggtatagttacataatcaaaaaacaaaattaagtattttagtagcatatcttagcatgtatgcccattttggtatataaaacacttttgccttgcaacttaccaaacacctacaAATTGCTTTTtgttctcacagcacttttaaaaacagtttaccaaacacctgcttcctctcacagcaactTCGGaagtgctttctctcacagcaaCTTCGGAAGTGATTCCTCTCACagcacaacaatcccaaactatGCCTAATATTCAAATCAAGATCTACGGGAGTATCCCCCAATGTCAGACTAATTGCCCGCCGCAGGCCCACGAACTTGAAGGCCCCTCAAACCTGCTGGCCACAAACTGGTATGAGTTTAGACTTGAACGCTAAACGTACGAGTTCTATGCTAGGCCGCTCGACCAATCTTAGCGCATCAAATGGTTGTTTGCTCAAACTTTTCAAACAAACAGTAAACAATTTGCACTCTCTTTTCATACAGCAAGACAAAATGCCTACATTAGTGACAGAACTTATTCACTAATTCTAGAACGTAATATTATTTCACAATTTCGTTCCCAACAAGTTGGGCACGGTCGCCAATGGCAGAGCCATAACTTGGTCTTATAACCCTTGATTTCTCAGTTGTGAATGGATTGTTGGCAACTGGTATCGACCATTGATTCAACTTCATGTTTTGGTTTAACAACTTCACAGTCTGGCTTGAAGGTGAAGTCAACATTATCACTTTGCTCATCTTCTGATTTCGACACAAAATCCTCACAATCAGGCTAGAAGCAGAGTTGAACATGAAATGCCTCAAAGTCGTCAAGAGGCACCTCAATAACTGTTGAATGTCTGATCTTGATTTTGTTATCTCCCACAAGCTCAAGTCCGGTGACTTTAACAGATTGATAATCATAACATCTGTAGTAGAAGCCACTCTAGACTAGACAAAACTTCAGGTTACCCAAATTAACCAAACACTCGCTTCTCTGCTCTGCAATTGATGGAAACGTCCCATTGTCCAGCAACACAGAGTCTAGACAACAGGTATATACAACATTTCCATTATCATTCTGTTCCCTTGTAATAGACAATGCCACAACATTATTTCTTGATAACAAATAGGTAGTCTTGTCTGCAACCACAGCCAGTCCTCGAAAACAATTGCATTTTATGTTGCAACTTTGTCAACGATCGTAATATCTCATCATCCATAAGAACTCTAGATTCCTCTGCCTAGGGTTCTAGATCAGAAGACTTATAATCATTTCCATTACAGCTTGGCTTATCCAAACAAGATTATGAACGCAGCCATAAGTATATATTGGTCTACTTAATTACAGGACTAGGATGCTGGATATGCTGCAGgaaagaaatatatatctaCCTGTTGCGGTTTCCATCAATGTCCTGCAAGACAT contains these protein-coding regions:
- the LOC112176780 gene encoding protein EARLY FLOWERING 5 isoform X3, whose translation is MKKRKEVEEKAKEKGETPVMFSHLGPPKRRTTAEEEERAKHPKPEDSVYYHPTLNPTGAPPPGKPPMFQSSIGPRIPLSAASSSGAASSTEDGILADPLLNSGDGSVLPESLPLPPPPPLPPNPAAANSGISLPPPPPPPPGPLPPKEEIANRTLLPPPPPLHQSAQPPPPGISGNERENNQSPFSDQPPAKDLAQVLPPPPGLPPNSANTQFEGATSDAETNNTLVTRDLTKMVPPPPPPRQQPPVPGPTLIPNIHPDVLPPGISRFPPPPPPPDMRPPLSAPGLPSRPGPPGMMVPMIPRPPYGPPPGPPPMMRPPLPPGPPPTFQEDDHAAYGVAAHHKPSYIKSAASTVVKRPLAQHTPELTAMVPASVRVRREMAAPKAKAKASLPTSLPTTAAAARPVTTVVKPDSANSSSAPKAGSIDDSYMAFLEDMKALGALEG
- the LOC112176780 gene encoding protein EARLY FLOWERING 5 isoform X1, whose amino-acid sequence is MKTTKGGKVMNPTDAYRKELRKKELKRNKKERKKVREVGILKKDPETLKEQIDKLNKQKADGALDKARKHKKRQLEDTLNLVMKKRKEVEEKAKEKGETPVMFSHLGPPKRRTTAEEEERAKHPKPEDSVYYHPTLNPTGAPPPGKPPMFQSSIGPRIPLSAASSSGAASSTEDGILADPLLNSGDGSVLPESLPLPPPPPLPPNPAAANSGISLPPPPPPPPGPLPPKEEIANRTLLPPPPPLHQSAQPPPPGISGNERENNQSPFSDQPPAKDLAQVLPPPPGLPPNSANTQFEGATSDAETNNTLVTRDLTKMVPPPPPPRQQPPVPGPTLIPNIHPDVLPPGISRFPPPPPPPDMRPPLSAPGLPSRPGPPGMMVPMIPRPPYGPPPGPPPMMRPPLPPGPPPTFQEDDHAAYGVAAHHKPSYIKSAASTVVKRPLAQHTPELTAMVPASVRVRREMAAPKAKAKASLPTSLPTTAAAARPVTTVVKPDSANSSSAPKAGSIDDSYMAFLEDMKALGALEG
- the LOC112176317 gene encoding uncharacterized protein LOC112176317 — translated: MGKKKSTSTENEGSRKQKATWLDEVVAIFCDIAAKEVAKGNRPETGIGWDPARKTIDAPAEWWESKFQINPEYRKFREVGISPEMMAVYDNMFRGSTALGHFVMIPSATIDIEEVVEDSEHNLISGDDEEDSDQDNERRGKKRTNLEHQTEADKQKKGKGVMGGPKEKAKKVGGAAKLSKQIDRLVDVVGSRSTATSVRDNGTSQRTSIKEVMRVVATLPGAETGTKLWWFATELFCSQEKREMFSIMTDADLKLQFLILNQKKITEN
- the LOC112176780 gene encoding protein EARLY FLOWERING 5 isoform X2, producing the protein MCVSRHGRFESRLVLNKKERKKVREVGILKKDPETLKEQIDKLNKQKADGALDKARKHKKRQLEDTLNLVMKKRKEVEEKAKEKGETPVMFSHLGPPKRRTTAEEEERAKHPKPEDSVYYHPTLNPTGAPPPGKPPMFQSSIGPRIPLSAASSSGAASSTEDGILADPLLNSGDGSVLPESLPLPPPPPLPPNPAAANSGISLPPPPPPPPGPLPPKEEIANRTLLPPPPPLHQSAQPPPPGISGNERENNQSPFSDQPPAKDLAQVLPPPPGLPPNSANTQFEGATSDAETNNTLVTRDLTKMVPPPPPPRQQPPVPGPTLIPNIHPDVLPPGISRFPPPPPPPDMRPPLSAPGLPSRPGPPGMMVPMIPRPPYGPPPGPPPMMRPPLPPGPPPTFQEDDHAAYGVAAHHKPSYIKSAASTVVKRPLAQHTPELTAMVPASVRVRREMAAPKAKAKASLPTSLPTTAAAARPVTTVVKPDSANSSSAPKAGSIDDSYMAFLEDMKALGALEG